The Rhododendron vialii isolate Sample 1 chromosome 5a, ASM3025357v1 genome contains a region encoding:
- the LOC131327358 gene encoding uncharacterized protein LOC131327358 encodes MAHPSDHSLCSPRFVRCGLVLLLLFLVGFVGRLWHLGEDSSAQASCPSCDCDCYSDIGSIPLDCGKNGPETNEEMRKDAISLLAEELSLQKDVADNNLQRTKALITGAKKTSSHYQKEAEKCNAGMETCEEAREKAEAGLIEECKLSALWEKRAHEHGWKDERRVYQ; translated from the exons ATGGCTCACCCATCGGACCACAGTTTGTGCAGTCCACGGTTTGTGAGATGTGGGCTGGTTTTGTTACTTCTGTTTCTGGTCGGTTTCGTTGGGAGACTCTGGCATTTGGGTGAGGATTCAAGTGCTCAAGCTTCATGCCCTTCATGCGATTGTGATTGCTACTCAGATATCGGCTCCATACCCTTAG ATTGTGGTAAAAATGGTCCTGAAACGAATGAGGAGATGCGAAAGGATGCTATAAGTTTACTAGCAGAGGAACTTAGTTTACAGAAAGATGTTGCTGACAATAACTTGCAACGCACAAAAGCATTGATAACTGGCGCAAAGAAAACTTCTTCCCATTACCAAAAGGAAGCAGAAAAGTGCAATGCAGGAATGGAAACTTGCGAAGAAGCAAGGGAGAAGGCGGAAGCAGGACTTATAGAAGAGTGTAAGCTCTCTGCACTGTGGGAGAAAAGAGCTCATGAACATGGTTGGAAGGATGAAAGAAGGGTATACCAAtga